The following DNA comes from bacterium.
GGCGGCGGAGATCGGCCTCCCCTACGCCTTCGCCCACTTCATCAACCCGGAGCCCACGCGCGAGGCGCTCGAGTACTACCGGACGCACGCCGACGAAAAGATCCGCCGCACGATTCTCGCTCTCGGCGTCATCTGCGCGGAGACAGAAGCGGAAGCCGTGCGCCAGTCGTCGGCCATCAGGCTGCGGCGCTACCTGCGGGCCCAGGGCGTCGAGCCCGGGGCCATCCCGACGCCGGAGGAGGCGCTCGCGCAGCTGGGTCCCGGCCCAGACCCGATGCCGCCGGAGCGGAGCGAGTGGCCGCGGTACATCGTCGGGTCGCGGGAGCAGGTGCGCGACCGGCTCACGGGCATCGCGGATGCGCTCTCGCTAGACGAGTTGATGATCCTCACGATCGTCCACGACCACCGCGCGCGCGTGCGGTCGTACGAGTTACTGGCCGAAGCCTTCGGCCTCAACCCCCGTGACGGCGCCGCGGCCCCGTCCGCGTAACGTCAGAACGCGCGGCCGGCCGCCATCACGCGCTCAGCGGCGGGCGCCGCCCATGCCGGCGCGTTGACGTACGAGCGGTCCAGCGCGGAGACCGAACCGCATCCCAACAGTTTCAGGTTCCGCATTAGGTCGGCTTTAAAGATCTCAAGCGCCCGCGCCACGCCCGCTTCTCCCGCCGCGCCGAGGCCGTAGGCGAACGCGCGGCCGATCAGCACCGCGCGGGC
Coding sequences within:
- a CDS encoding LLM class flavin-dependent oxidoreductase, whose translation is LRRDRSRQEWVDDFPDQLLELLAFLRREFPRAHPFGRILVTPDMPGGPDVWLLGSSMWSARAAAEIGLPYAFAHFINPEPTREALEYYRTHADEKIRRTILALGVICAETEAEAVRQSSAIRLRRYLRAQGVEPGAIPTPEEALAQLGPGPDPMPPERSEWPRYIVGSREQVRDRLTGIADALSLDELMILTIVHDHRARVRSYELLAEAFGLNPRDGAAAPSA